A stretch of the Malus sylvestris chromosome 10, drMalSylv7.2, whole genome shotgun sequence genome encodes the following:
- the LOC126587271 gene encoding uncharacterized protein LOC126587271 — MAEKEGGIVKKGHEEGLALATALLKEFELPLGLLPLADVVEVGFVRTTGYMWIVQKKKVEHSFKLIGKLVSYDTEIKGYIEKQRIKKLKGVKAKELMLWPPVSEIIVDQPAGKINFKSLAGITKTFPVEAFAAGQ, encoded by the coding sequence atggcggagaaggaaggaggaatcgTGAAGAAGGGCCACGAGGAGGGACTGGCATTGGCGACCGCCTTGCTCAAGGAGTTTGAACTTCCGCTAGGGCTTTTGCCACTTGCTGATGTGGTCGAAGTTGGCTTTGTGAGGACCACCGGCTACATGTGGATCGTCCAGAAGAAGAAGGTCGAGCACAGCTTCAAGTTGATCGGTAAGCTTGTGAGTTACGACACTGAAATCAAGGGCTATATTGAGAAGCAGAGGATTAAGAAGCTCAAGGGAGTGAAGGCTAAGGAGCTCATGCTATGGCCTCCGGTCAGTGAAATAATTGTTGATCAGCCCGCCGGAAAAATCAACTTCAAGAGCCTTGCCGGTATCACCAAGACTTTCCCGGTCGAGGCATTCGCTGCCGGGCAGTAA
- the LOC126586342 gene encoding 14-3-3-like protein D isoform X1, whose amino-acid sequence MASPKERENYVYTAKLAEQAERYDEMVEAMTKVAKLDVELTVEERNLLSVGYKNVIGARRASWRILSSIEQKEEGKGNDQNVSRIKEYRQKVESELSSICSDIMRVIDEHLIPSCTAFESTVFFYKMKGDYYRYLAEFKTGDDRKEVADQSMKAYQAASSKAETDLPPTHPIRLGLALNFSVFYYEILNSPERACHLAKQAFDEAISELDTLSEESYKDSTLIMQLLRDNLTLWTSDIPEDGGEDIQKVDGSAKPGGEDAEV is encoded by the exons ATGGCTTCCcccaaagagagagagaactacGTCTACACTGCGAAGCTCGCCGAGCAAGCCGAGCGTTACGATG AAATGGTGGAGGCGATGACGAAAGTAGCGAAACTTGACGTGGAGCTCACTGTAGAGGAGCGGAATCTGCTTTCGGTCGGGTACAAGAACGTGATCGGAGCTCGCAGAGCTTCGTGGAGAATTCTGTCGTCGATTGAGCAGAAGGAGGAGGGGAAAGGGAACGATCAGAATGTGAGCCGTATCAAGGAGTACAGGCAAAAGGTCGAGTCCGAGCTCTCTAGCATTTGCAGCGACATCATGAGGGTTATTGATGAACATCTCATTCCGTCGTGCACTGCTTTTGAATCCACTGTGTTTTTCTACAAAAT GAAAGGAGATTATTATCGCTACTTGGCGGAGTTTAAGACTGGTGATGACAGGAAAGAGGTTGCTGATCAGTCAATGAAAGCTTATCAG GCTGCTTCTAGTAAAGCAGAAACTGATTTACCCCCCACACATCCCATCAGACTGGGTTTGGCCTTGAACTTTTCTGTCTTTTATTATGAAATCTTGAACTCTCCGGAAAG GGCATGTCACCTTGCAAAGCAAGCTTTTGATGAAGCTATCTCAGAATTGGATACTTTGAGCGAGGAATCATACAAAGACAGCACCTTGATCATGCAGCTCCTGAGGGACAACCTTACATTGTGGACCTCTGACATTCCAGAGGATGGAG GCGAGGATATACAGAAGGTGGACGGCTCTGCTAAACCTGGAGGTGAAGATGCAGAGGTATAG
- the LOC126586342 gene encoding 14-3-3-like protein D isoform X2 translates to MASPKERENYVYTAKLAEQAERYDEMVEAMTKVAKLDVELTVEERNLLSVGYKNVIGARRASWRILSSIEQKEEGKGNDQNVSRIKEYRQKVESELSSICSDIMRVIDEHLIPSCTAFESTVFFYKMKGDYYRYLAEFKTGDDRKEVADQSMKAYQAASSKAETDLPPTHPIRLGLALNFSVFYYEILNSPERACHLAKQAFDEAISELDTLSEESYKDSTLIMQLLRDNLTLWTSDIPEDGGEDIQKVDGSAKPGGEDAE, encoded by the exons ATGGCTTCCcccaaagagagagagaactacGTCTACACTGCGAAGCTCGCCGAGCAAGCCGAGCGTTACGATG AAATGGTGGAGGCGATGACGAAAGTAGCGAAACTTGACGTGGAGCTCACTGTAGAGGAGCGGAATCTGCTTTCGGTCGGGTACAAGAACGTGATCGGAGCTCGCAGAGCTTCGTGGAGAATTCTGTCGTCGATTGAGCAGAAGGAGGAGGGGAAAGGGAACGATCAGAATGTGAGCCGTATCAAGGAGTACAGGCAAAAGGTCGAGTCCGAGCTCTCTAGCATTTGCAGCGACATCATGAGGGTTATTGATGAACATCTCATTCCGTCGTGCACTGCTTTTGAATCCACTGTGTTTTTCTACAAAAT GAAAGGAGATTATTATCGCTACTTGGCGGAGTTTAAGACTGGTGATGACAGGAAAGAGGTTGCTGATCAGTCAATGAAAGCTTATCAG GCTGCTTCTAGTAAAGCAGAAACTGATTTACCCCCCACACATCCCATCAGACTGGGTTTGGCCTTGAACTTTTCTGTCTTTTATTATGAAATCTTGAACTCTCCGGAAAG GGCATGTCACCTTGCAAAGCAAGCTTTTGATGAAGCTATCTCAGAATTGGATACTTTGAGCGAGGAATCATACAAAGACAGCACCTTGATCATGCAGCTCCTGAGGGACAACCTTACATTGTGGACCTCTGACATTCCAGAGGATGGAG GCGAGGATATACAGAAGGTGGACGGCTCTGCTAAACCTGGAGGTGAAGATGCAGAG TGA
- the LOC126587270 gene encoding uncharacterized protein LOC126587270 produces the protein MAEKEGGIVKKGHEAGLALATALLQEFELPLGLLPLADVVEVGFVRTTGYMWILQKKKVEHSFKLIGKLVSYDTEIKGYIEKQKIKKLKGVKAKELMLWPPVSEINVDQAAGKINFKSLAGITKTFPVEAFAAGQ, from the coding sequence ATGGccgagaaggaaggaggaatcgTGAAGAAGGGCCACGAGGCGGGACTGGCATTGGCGACCGCCTTGCTCCAAGAGTTTGAACTTCCGCTAGGGCTTTTGCCTCTTGCTGATGTGGTCGAAGTTGGCTTTGTGAGGACCACCGGCTACATGTGGATCCTCCAGAAGAAGAAGGTCGAACACAGCTTCAAGTTGATCGGTAAGCTTGTGAGCTATGACACTGAAATCAAAGGCTATATTGAGAAGCAGAAGATTAAGAAGCTCAAGGGAGTTAAGGCTAAGGAGCTCATGCTATGGCCTCCGGTCAGTGAAATAAATGTGGATCAGGCCGCCGGAAAAATCAACTTCAAGAGCCTTGCCGGCATCACCAAGACTTTCCCCGTTGAGGCATTTGCTGCTGGCCAGTAA
- the LOC126587391 gene encoding transcription factor bHLH30-like: MDYYSFNSKSSFGSDFSSLFDPFKHDVSGFGGALRGGAAAKLPHSLVLDSEKGELVKAPARVGKKELPEAKALLALKNHSEAERRRRERINAHLSTLRGLVPCTEKMDKATLLAAVISQVKELKKDALESSKGFLIPVDADEVKIEPYVAAGDGTISVKASVCCEYRSELLSDLREALDSLHLKIVKAEIATLGNRVKNVFVLTSSKPGSNDSDAEAYELLASSVHQVLSSVLDKASASPEYSPRTTLPSKRRRLSYFDKIDTSSSSS; encoded by the exons ATGGATTATTACAGTTTTAACTCAAAATCTTCATTTGGGTCGGATTTCTCGAGCTTGTTCGACCCTTTTAAGCATGACGTAAGTGGGTTCGGCGGGGCTTTGCGAGGCGGCGCTGCGGCGAAACTGCCTCACTCTCTTGTTTTGGACAGTGAGAAAGGCGAGCTTGTTAAGGCTCCGGCGAGAGTGGGGAAAAAAGAGCTGCCTGAGGCCAAGGCTTTGTTGGCTTTGAAGAATCACAGTGAGGCTgaaaggaggaggagagagagaatcaATGCACATCTCTCTACACTTCGCGGTCTGGTGCCCTGCACTGAGAAG ATGGACAAAGCCACATTACTTGCAGCAGTTATCAGCCAAGTGAAAGAACTGAAGAAGGATGCCCTAGAATCCAGTAAGGGGTTTCTCATCCCAGTTGATGCCGATGAAGTGAAAATTGAACCCTATGTTGCGGCAGGGGATGGAACCATATCTGTGAAGGCATCCGTCTGCTGTGAATACCGGTCTGAGCTTCTTTCTGACCTAAGAGAAGCCCTCGACTCCCTCCACTTAAAAATTGTGAAAGCAGAAATAGCGACCTTGGGAAACCGAGTGAAAAATGTATTCGTTCTCACCAGCTCCAAACCGGGAAGCAATGATTCTGATGCTGAAGCATACGAACTTCTTGCAAGTTCGGTTCACCAGGTCCTGAGTTCCGTCCTCGATAAAGCATCGGCCTCACCAGAATACTCGCCAAGAACAACGCTGCCGAGCAAAAGGCGAAGGCTCTCTTACTTCGATAAAATCGATACCTCGAGCTCATCCTCGTGA
- the LOC126586905 gene encoding heavy metal-associated isoprenylated plant protein 28-like, with amino-acid sequence MTIVEMIVTMDCAGCENKIRSALKKMKGVDAVDVDFNMQKVTVMGWADQEKVLRAVRRTGKRAELWPYPYNPQYDSIGLDYYQQHQPLDHHHNHHRHKHHPDRRITAYQLPITTYKSVPKSSSYSYNYYKHGSTNQEHGYYQPPPYSTMFNEQATAVFSDENPHACSIM; translated from the exons ATGACG ATCGTAGAGATGATTGTGACCATGGACTGTGCTGGCTGCGAGAACAAGATTAGGAGTGctctaaaaaaaatgaaag GAGTAGATGCTGTTGACGTGGACTTCAACATGCAGAAGGTGACTGTAATGGGATGGGCAGATCAAGAGAAGGTTTTAAGGGCAGTGAGGAGGACTGGAAAGAGAGCTGAGCTTTGGCCTTACCCTTACAACCCTCAATACGACAGCATTGGTCTTGACTACTACCAGCAACATCAGCCGCTTGATCATCATCACAATCATCATCGTCATAAGCATCATCCTGACCGTCGGATTACTGCCTACCAACTTCCCATCACTACCTACAAATCAGTACCTAAATCCTCCTCCTATTCATACAACTACTACAAGCATGGCTCCACTAATCAGGAACACGGCTACTATCAACCTCCTCCTTATTCCACCATGTTTAACGAGCAGGCCACTGCTGTGTTCAGTGATGAAAACCCTCATGCTTGTTCCATAATGTAA
- the LOC126586343 gene encoding U-box domain-containing protein 7-like yields MSDSNSTPASSSSSSLWVYSYLKLRFINRIRRFLRSKNARKRPTPSDHFDTSSRPSKVVSNSNEVMVRQVVMEKVSGGDHDDSVMGLQRAVKKLHFGISWEEKELAAMEIGMLAKEDVKVRKLVGGLGIIPVLVSMVASEVVARRRVAVFALIELANGTYTNKALMVGAGIFSKLQNDINILDEPTRHQFAELLLLLSSLANTQFPLSSSEIVPFLVVIIESSTSTMETKEPCLGALFNLSTMLDSAATLVSNGVVEVLLKLSTTEALSEKALATLGNLVVTLMGKKAMENSAAVPGSLIEILTWDEKPKCQELSCYILMILAHQSSDQREKMAKSGIVPILLEVALLGSSLAQKRALKLLQWFKDERQAKMGPHSGPQTARVAIGSPLNQREAQQGKKVMNNLVKQSLYKNMEMITRRASAPGDSSNLKALIISTSSKSLPY; encoded by the exons ATGTCTGATTCAAACTCGACACctgcttcctcttcttcttcttctctttgggTATATTCTTACCTAAAGCTTAGGTTTATCAACCGTATCCGACGGTTCCTACGCTCCAAAAACGCCCGCAAGCGCCCTACGCCGTCAGATCACTTCGACACGTCATCAAGACCCTCCAAAGTTGTAAGCAATAGTAACGAAGTAATGGTACGGCAAGTCGTTATGGAGAAGGTGAGTGGTGGTGACCATGATGATTCTGTGATGGGATTGCAAAGGGCAGTGAAGAAGCTTCACTTCGGAATTAGTTGGGAAGAGAAGGAGTTGGCGGCTATGGAGATTGGTATGTTGGCTAAGGAAGATGTCAAGGTGAGGAAGCTGGTGGGCGGGCTAGGTATTATACCGGTTTTGGTGTCCATGGTGGCGTCCGAGGTGGTTGCTCGCCGGCGAGTGGCAGTTTTCGCCTTGATTGAGCTTGCTAATGGAACTTACAC GAACAAGGCTCTCATGGTGGGGGCAGGAATCTTCTCAAAGCTACAAAACGACATCAACATTCTTGACGAGCCAACAAGGCACCAATTTGCAGAGTTGCTCTTGTTGTTGTCCTCACTTGCAAATACCCAGTTCCCTCTGTCCTCATCAGAAATTGTCCCATTTCTTGTTGTCATTATTGAGTCAAGCACTTCAACCATGGAAACCAAAGAGCCATGCTTGGGAGCTTTGTTCAACCTCTCCACAATGCTGGACAGTGCAGCCACTTTGGTCTCTAACGGGGTGGTCGAGGTGCTCCTGAAGCTATCAACGACCGAAGCGCTTTCTGAAAAAGCACTTGCGACGCTGGGGAACTTGGTAGTGACCCTAATGGGGAAAAAGGCCATGGAGAATAGCGCGGCGGTGCCCGGGAGCTTGATAGAGATTTTGACATGGGATGAGAAGCCCAAATGCCAGGAGCTATCTTGCTACATCCTAATGATTTTAGCTCACCAAAGCTCAGATCAAAGGGAGAAAATGGCCAAGTCAGGAATTGTGCCCATACTTCTTGAGGTGGCATTGTTGGGAAGCTCTCTTGCTCAAAAGAGAGCACTAAAACTTTTGCAATGGTTCAAGGATGAGAGGCAAGCAAAGATGGGGCCTCACTCAGGGCCCCAGACAGCTAGGGTTGCAATTGGTTCACCTTTAAATCAAAGGGAGGCACAACAAGGGAAGAAAGTGATGAACAATTTGGTGAAACAAAGTTTGTACAAGAATATGGAAATGATCACAAGGAGGGCTAGTGCTCCTGGGGACTCATCCAACCTCAAGGCTTTGATCATCAGCACAAGCTCTAAAAGCTTGCCTTACTAA
- the LOC126587578 gene encoding ubiquitin-like modifier-activating enzyme atg7, with translation MERGSGKSILQFAPFQSSVDEGFWHRLSSLKLNKFGIDDSPVPITGFYAPCSHSQVSNHLTLLAESLPSDSSEESSVTGVSRGNRNRCSVPGIIYNTNTVEGFHALDKQGLLKAEAQKIWKDIQSGRALEDSSVLSRFLVISFADLKKWSFNYWFAFPALVLDPPATLVNLRPASQCFSSEEAESVSAAFNEWRNSSLTADVPFFLVHLDSNSHATIKHLKDWETSQSADDGHKLLFGFYDPCHLPNHPGWPLRNLLALICSRWDLKSVHFLCYRESRGFADLGLSLVGEALITVLPGWRDHGHVPKAVGWELNKGRKVPRIISLAKSMDPTRLAISAADLNLKLMRWRALPSLNLNSLSSLKCLLLGAGTLGCQVARTLMAWGVRTITLVDNGRVAMSNPLRQSLYTLDDCLNGGEFKVTAAVNSLKKIFPAVEAEGVIMAIPMPGHPVPSQEEQSVLDDCGRLHDLIDCHDVVFLLTDTRESRWLPSLLCANTNKITITAALGFDSFLVMRHGAGPCSSSHDSKTEAENALSAYMGNLGLTDRDGGKRLGCYFCNDVVAPIDSTSNRTLDQQCTVTRPGLAPIASALAVELLVGILHHPHGIFAEGEVVNCSNSRSSEQPLGILPHQIRGSLAQFSQMTLVGHSSDSCTACCSTVVSEYRKRGMEFILQAINHPTYLEDLTGLTELMKSASKFELDWDDGTDEDDDDLVEV, from the exons ATGGAGCGAGGCAGCGGGAAATCCATACTCCAATTCGCACCGTTTCAGAGCTCCGTCGACGAGGGTTTCTGGCACAGACTCTCTTCCTTGAAGCTCAACAAGTTCGGCATCGACGACTCGCCTGTTCCCATCACcg GTTTCTACGCACCGTGCTCGCATTCTCAAGTGTCAAATCATTTAACTCTTTTAGCTGAGTCTTTGCCTTCGGATTCGAGTGAGGAATCATCGGTAACAGGAGTAAGTCGGGGAAATAGGAACAGATGCTCCGTTCCGGGAATCATTTACAACACTAATACGGTAGAAGGCTTTCATGCGCTTGATAAACAAGGCTTGCTTAAGGCAGAAGCACAAAAG ATTTGGAAGGACATCCAGAGTGGAAGAGCATTGGAGGATAGTTCAGTACTTTCGAGGTTCCTCGTCATCTCTTTTGCCGACCTGAAAAAATGGAGCTTTAATTACTGGTTTGCTTTCCCCGCTTTGGTGCTTGATCCTCCAGCAACTTTGGTAAATTTGAGGCCAGCTTCACAGTGTTTTAGCTCGGAGGAG GCAGAATCTGTTTCAGCAGCATTTAACGAGTGGCGTAACTCAAGCCTAACAGCAG ACGTGCCATTCTTCTTGGTTCATCTTGATTCAAATTCACACGCTACTATTAAGCATCTAAAGGATTGGGAAACCTCCCAAAGTGCTGATGATGGTCACAAG TTACTCTTTGGTTTTTACGATCCATGCCATCTCCCAAACCATCCCGGTTGGCCTCTTCGCAACCTCCTTGCTCTTATTTGCTCAAGATGGGATCTAAAGTCTGTTCACTTTTTATGCTATAGAGAGAGTCGGGGTTTCGCAGATCTGGGACTGTCCCTTGTTGGTGAAGCTCTGATTACAGTTCTGCCAG gATGGAGAGATCATGGTCATGTACCAAAAGCAGTCGGGTGGGAACTTAACAAAGGGAGAAAAGTACCTAGGATTATTAGCCTTGCTAAATCTATGGATCCAACTAG GTTGGCCATATCTGCTGCAGATTTGAATTTGAAACTAATGAGATGGCGTGCTTTGCCTTCTTTGAACTTAAATAGCTTGTCTTCTCTCAAGTGTCTCCTCCTTGGAGCTGGTACACTTGGATGCCAGGTTGCTCGGACGCTTATG GCTTGGGGTGTCCGGACCATTACGTTGGTTGACAATGGCAGGGTGGCTATGTCTAATCCGCTGAGGCAATCACTGTATACATTAGATGACTGCCTAAATGGCGGTGAATTTAAAGTGACAGCTGCAGTTAATAGTCTCAAGAAAATATTTCCAGCTGTG GAAGCAGAGGGTGTCATCATGGCTATACCTATGCCTGGACATCCTGTTCCGAGTCAAGAAGAGCAGAGCGTGCTCGATGATTGTGGACGACTACATGATTTAATTGATTGTCACGATGTAGTTTTCCTGCTGACTGATACAAGAGAAAGTCGGTGGCTACCATCTCTCCTTTGTGCAAATACTAACAAG ATTACTATAACTGCGGCTTTAGGGTTCGATAGCTTCTTGGTTATGCGCCATGGAGCAGGTCCTTGTAGCTCTAGCCATGACTCAAAAACTGAAGCTGAAAATGCTTTATCTGCTTATATGGGCAATCTTGGCCTTACTGATAGAGACGGGGGGAAGAGATTGGGCTGTTACTTCTGCAATGATGTCGTTGCGCCTATTGAT TCAACTTCAAACCGCACATTGGACCAGCAATGCACTGTTACACGCCCAGGCCTTGCTCCTATTGCCTCAGCTCTTGCGGTTGAGCTCTTAGTGGGGATCCTGCATCACCCTCATGG GATATTTGCGGAAGGGGAGGTGGTAAACTGCAGTAATAGCAGAAGCAGTGAGCAACCTCTTGGTATTTTACCCCATCAGATTCGCGGTTCCCTAGCGCAGTTTTCGCAGATGACACTTGTGGGCCACTCCTCAGACAGTTGCACGGCTTGTTGCAGCACT GTGGTGTCCGAATATCGGAAAAGGGGAATGGAATTTATTTTGCAAGCAATCAACCATCCTACATATCTGGAGGACCTAACTGGACTGACAGAGTTGATGAAATCAGCTAGTAAATTCGAGTTGGACTGGGACGACGGGACAGATGAAGACGATGATGATTTGGTTGAGGTTTga
- the LOC126586341 gene encoding uncharacterized protein LOC126586341: MLTSLPFDSTEKLGPPLSLLLSLSIYIHTHMASASPIHPCFGHLPSFSCNRRNDSQGPLGTSSSSSSFSFGSDIAGICGSWRNQGLRAQAMTSQGNFGSSMGVANAENKPDHLLVLVHGILASPSDWTYVEAELKRRLGRNFLIYASSCNTYTKTFSGIDGAGKRLADEVMQLVQKTESLKKISFLAHSLGGLFARYAISVLYNDSASSTTANSQTAYSLRQGKIAGLEPINFVTLATPHLGMRGKKQLPFLLGVPFLEKLAAPIAPIVVGRTGSQLFLTDGKPERPPLLLRMASDCKDGKFLSALGSFKSRIIYANVSYDHMVGWRTSSIRRETEIFKPSRGSLDGYKHVVDVEYCPPVSSEGPHFPPEAAKAKEAAQSEPNVQNTLEYHEIVEDKMIQGLQQLGWRKVDVSFHSAFWPFFAHNNIHVKSEWLHNAGVGVVAHVADSLKQQESSSSFITASL; this comes from the exons ATGCTGACTTCCCTCCCTTTTGATTCAACCGAGAAATTAGGACCCccgctctctctcctcctctctctgtctatatatatacacacacacatggcgTCCGCTTCTCCGATTCACCCGTGCTTTGGGCACTTACCGAGTTTCAGCTGCAATCGGCGAAACGACTCCCAAGGACCTTTAggcacctcctcctcctcttcgtcGTTCAGCTTCGGTTCCG ATATTGCAGGCATATGTGGTAGTTGGAGAAACCAAGGCCTTAGAGCTCAAGCTATGACTAGTCAGGGAAATTTTGGATCCTCCATGGGTGTTGCAAATGCGGAGAATAAACCCGATCATCTTCTTGTCCTTGTTCACGGCATCTTGGCGAG CCCGAGTGACTGGACATACGTGGAAGCAGAGTTAAAAAGGCGTCTAGGAAGAAACTTCTTAATCTATG CAAGTTCGTGTAACACGTACACCAAAACTTTTTCTGGTATTGATGGAGCTGGGAAACGATTAGCAGATGAA GTTATGCAACTTGTACAAAAGACAGAGAGCCTAAAGAAGATCTCATTTTTAGCCCATTCTCTAGGGGGTTTATTTGCAAGATATGCAATTTCTGTCCTTTACAACGATAGTGCCAGTTCAACTACTGCAAATTCACAAACGGCATACTCTTTGAGACAAGGAAAGATTGCTGGGTTAGAGCCTATTAATTTTGTAACATTGGCAACTCCACATCTTGGGATGCGAGGGAAAAAGCAG CTTCCATTTTTATTAGGAGTACCTTTCTTAGAAAAGCTGGCTGCACCAATCGCTCCTATTGTTGTTGGTCGAACTGGCAGTCAATTGTTTCTCACCGATGGTAAGCCTGAAAGACCACCACTTCTTCTGAGAATGGCATCCGATTGCAAAGATGGGAAATTTTT ATCTGCTTTGGGGTCATTCAAATCACGGATTATCTATGCAAATGTATCTTATGATC ATATGGTTGGTTGGCGCACATCATCCATTAGGAGGGAGACAGAAATTTTTAAG CCCTCTCGCGGGTCTTTGGACGGGTACAAGCATGTTGTAGACGTGGAGTACTGTCCTCCAGTTTCATCTGAAGGTCCCCATTTTCCTCCTGAAGCAGCTAAAGCAAAGGAAGCCGCCCAAAGCGAACCCAACGTACAAAATACGTTGGAATATCACGAAATTGTAGAAG ATAAAATGATACAGGGTTTGCAGCAACTAGGATGGAGAAAAGTTGATGTCAGCTTTCATTCGGCGTTCTGGCCCTTCTTTGCCCACAACAACATTCAT GTGAAAAGTGAATGGCTTCACAATGCTGGCGTCGGGGTGGTTGCTCACGTTGCCGACAGCCTGAAGCAACAGGAATCCTCCTCCTCATTCATCACTGCCAGCTTATAG
- the LOC126586344 gene encoding UBP1-associated protein 2C-like produces MDFSKKRKTEPNGTVSTSPPSQSAYLTPEDARRLLQPLTQDQLIGILQNAVVRHPDVLESVRSVADQDSTLRKLFIRGLGADTTSDSLRSLFSAFGELDEAIVIHDKATGKSKGYGFVTFKHADSALLSLKEPSKKIDGRVTVTQFASAGLATSFNSSNPNAADVSARKIYVGSVPFDISSDRLLSAFSAYGEIEEGPLGFDKVTGKSKGFAFFVYKAEQGARAALVEPLKNIDGHQVACKLAVDNKKSKPGGAQGTPDNSGVRPPQSSMPPGMYQGLPPQTGPYSGFPGGHQPLPVPSGNNFSGARYNPNLGGGYGMPPPGEFGARLPPSSIGMGPGGYSDDPHYGLGSSMAHPSQHQQPPMPRIPPGGLYQGMPPYY; encoded by the coding sequence ATGGACTTCTCAAAGAAGCGCAAAACCGAGCCAAACGGCACCGTTTCGACTTCTCCACCTTCCCAATCCGCCTATCTAACTCCCGAAGACGCCCGGAGGCTCCTCCAGCCCCTGACTCAGGACCAACTCATCGGCATCCTCCAAAACGCCGTCGTTCGCCACCCCGACGTACTCGAATCCGTCCGCTCCGTCGCCGACCAGGACTCCACCCTCCGGAAGCTCTTCATCCGTGGCCTCGGCGCCGACACCACCTCCGACTCCCTCCGCTCCCTCTTCTCCGCCTTCGGCGAGCTCGACGAGGCCATCGTCATCCACGACAAGGCCACTGGAAAATCAAAAGGCTACGGCTTCGTCACGTTCAAGCACGCCGACTCGGCCCTCCTGTCCCTTAAAGAACCGAGCAAGAAAATCGACGGCAGAGTCACCGTCACGCAGTTCGCCTCCGCCGGATTAGCGACGTCGTTTAACAGCAGCAACCCCAACGCCGCTGACGTCTCGGCCAGGAAGATTTACGTGGGGAGCGTCCCGTTTGATATCTCTTCGGACAGACTGTTGTCGGCTTTCTCGGCGTATGGAGAGATTGAGGAAGGGCCGCTAGGGTTTGATAAGGTCACCGGAAAATCAAAGGGGTTTGCTTTCTTCGTGTACAAGGCGGAGCAGGGAGCCAGGGCTGCGCTTGTTGAACCGTTGAAGAACATCGACGGTCATCAGGTGGCTTGCAAATTGGCGGTAGATAACAAGAAGAGCAAACCTGGTGGGGCACAAGGTACTCCTGATAATTCTGGTGTTCGGCCACCGCAATCTTCCATGCCTCCGGGAATGTATCAGGGCCTGCCGCCTCAGACAGGTCCTTATTCGGGTTTTCCAGGTGGGCATCAGCCGCTGCCGGTGCCTTCTGGTAATAATTTTAGTGGTGCCAGGTATAATCCGAATTTGGGAGGTGGATATGGTATGCCACCGCCAGGAGAATTTGGAGCTCGATTGCCGCCAAGTTCTATTGGAATGGGTCCTGGAGGATACTCAGATGATCCACATTATGGTTTAGGATCGTCCATGGCGCATCCTTCTCAGCATCAACAGCCTCCTATGCCTCGAATTCCGCCTGGTGGACTGTACCAGGGCATGCCGCCTTACTACTGA